TCACCCGGCGGCAGCCCGGGTCCCCCTCGCGGGCCAGCTGCACCACCCGCTCCATGGTGAGATCGGGCCCGTGGCTGGGCTGGAGCAGGGGCAGGACGTACCGCGCGGCCGTGAAGGTCTCCAGGCAGCCGCGGTTGCCGCAGCGGCAGACGGGGCCCGATTCGTCGAGGGTGATGTGGCCGATCTCGCCGGCCGTGCCGCCGGGGCCCCGGTAGATGTGCCCGTCGATCACCAGACCGGCGCCGACACCGCTCGCGACCTTGATGTACGCGAGGTCGCGGACCCCCCGGCCGCTCCCCCACACCAGCTCGCCCAACGCCCCGAGGTTGGCGTCGTTGTCGACGTACACCGGCACACCGAGGCGTCCGGCGAGCTCCTCGCTGGGGTTGATGCCCGTCCAGCCCGGCAGGATCGACGTGGAGCCCAGCGTGCCGGACTCGACGTCGATCGGGCCGGGAACACCGAGGCCCACCCCGATGACCTTGCCCGGGCTGATCCCGGTGGTCTCGATCAACCGGTTGACCAGCTGCTCCGCCCGTCCGAAGCCCTCCGCCGACGAGGCGTCCACGTCCAGTGGCTCGGACTCCTCGGCGAGCACCTGGTGGGCCAGGTTGCCGACCGCCACGCGCAGGTGTGTATGCCCGAAATCGACGCCGATGACGATGCCCGCGTCCCCGCTGAGCGAGACGCTGCGGGCCCGGCGGCCGCCGGCCGAGGTGGGGGTCACCTCGACGGTGCCGCCCTCCTTCAGTTCACGAACGATATTGGAGACGGTGGCCGCGGAGAGGCCCGTGCTCCTTGCGATCTCCGCCTGGGTGAGCGAGCCCGCCATACGTACGGCGCGCACGACCCGCTCAAGGTTGGCGCGATGCAGAGATGTCTGCGACCCCGGAGTCTCCATCGACTCTCTCACTCCTGCCATATTCTCCAACATGTGAACCCTAAGCTGAGCGTTTTGGGGTACTCCCCGTCAAGACCTTGAGCAGTCGAAGCCTCGGATGAGCACCGAACCCTCGCCCGGCACGCTGCGCGAACTCCCCCGTACACAGACGAACCGCCCGCCGGCAGAGCTGCCGGCGGGCGGTTCGGTGGTTCCGTGGAGAAAGCGCTTGGGCTATTACTTCACCGCTCCCGCGGTCAGACCGGCCACGACCTGACGCTGGAAGACGATGTAGGCCGCGAGGACCGGAAGCATCGCCATCACCAGACCGGCGAAGAGACCGGACCAGTCGCCCTTGTAGCCCTGGCTGTTGGCCAGTTCGACCAGGCCCTGGGAGAGCACCCGGTGGTCGGGGTCGCTGTTCAGCACCGTGGGCAGCATGTACTGGTTCCACTGCCCGAGGAAGTTGAAGATGCCGACGCTGATCAGGCCCGGCTTCGCCATCGGCAGCATCACCTGGAAGAACGTCCGGGTGTGCGAGGCCCCGTCGAGCATCGCCGCCTCCGCCACGGAGCCTGGCAGCGTCCGGAAGAAGGAGGTGAGGAAGAAGACGGTGAACGGCAGCGAGTAGGCGATATAGACCAGGATCAGTCCGTGCGTCGTGTTCAGGAGCCCCATGTTGTTCATCACGAAGAACAGCGGGACCAGCGCCAGGATGATCGGGAAGCTCATCCCGCCGATGAACAGGTAGTACACGAAACGGTTGCCCGGGAAGTCGAACCGCGCCAGTACGTACGCCGCCATCGAGCCGAGCAGCAGCGTGCCGATGAGCGAACCGCCCACCACCACGACTGTGTTCAAGAAGTATTCGCTCATGTGCGCCTGACCCCAGGCGCGCGACCAGTTCTCGAAGTGGAGCTTGTCCGGCAGCGCCCAGGGCGTCGACAGGATCGCGTCGTCGGTCTTGAACGAGGTCATGATCGCCCAGAGCAGCGGCAGGACCACCAGGACCGCCCAGATGATCAGCACACCGTGCGAGAAGACATTGAGGACCTTGCCCTCGCTGCTCTTCTCCTTGCCGCCCTCACCCTGTGCGGACGACTTGGACACGGGGGCCGGTTCCGTCACCGTGACCACGGGAGGGGTTTCAGTGGCCTTCACGTGTGCTCACCTCGTACTGTCGAGCCGGCCGCCGGGACCGGGCTGTCTTGCCTGCTGGGGATCCGGGCAACTCGTCCCGGGAAGCACAGCATCAGAACTCCAGCCGCTCACGCCGGCCAAGACGCATCACGATGGCGGCGAACACCATGGTGACGACGAGCAGCCCCACACCGATCGTGGTCGCGTATCCGGCCTGACCGTCACGGAACGCCGTCTGGTAGACGTACAACGGCAGGACCGAGGTCGCGTAGTCGGGACCACCGGGGCCGACCGTCATGACCTGTACGGCCGTGAACGCCTCGACGCCGAGCGCCAGGATGCCCATGTAGACCCACCCGGACTGCACGGTGTCCCAGAGCAGCGGCAGGGTGATCTTGAAGAACGTCGTGACGCGGCTGGCCCCGTCCAGGAGCGCCGCCTCGTAGAAGTCCTTCGGGATGGACGCCATTCCGGCGGAGAAGAGGACGACGAAGAATCCGACCGTCGACCAGACCAGAACCACCATGACGCAGATGAGCGCCAGATTCGGGTCGCCCAGCCAGTCCGGCTGGATGGAGTCGAGTCCGACTCCCTTGAGCGCCGAATTCAGCATTCCACTGCGCGGGTTGTACGCGAACTGGAACAGCAGGGCGACGATGACGATCGAGAGCACCTGCGGGAAGAAATAGGCGATCTTGTAGAACCCCGAGCCCCGCACGCCGGAGACCGCGGCGTTCTTGCGCCGCCGGCCTCCGACATTGAGCATGAAGGCGAAGAAGAGCGCGAGGCCCAGCGTCACCAACGGCAGCAGCAGCACGAGCAGCACGCTGTGCTGCAGCGACTTCCAGAAAATGTCGTCCTTGAGCATCCTCGTGTAGTTGTCGAGGCCGACCATCTTGAAGTCCGGGCTCAGGCCGGTCCAGTCCGTGAACGAGTAGTAGATGGACTGGATGAACGGCCAGATGACGAAGACCGCATACAACGCCAGTGGGGCTACCAAGAACCCCACAATGAACCGGTACTTGCCGTGCTGCATCGTTTACCGACCCCGATCTTTCCGCGGGTGCCGCCGCTGGTGACGGTTACTCACTGGTGCTTGTACTTCTTGACGGAAGAGTCCTTGGCCGCGGCGTCCGCGTAGCCCTGGATCTTCTTGATGGCCTCGGCGGGCGTCAGACGCCCGGCCATCATCTCGCCGATGCCGGCGGTGCCGATCTGCTCCTTCTGGAGCTTCGCGTACCAGTCCTGCAGGCGCGGGTTGACCACGTTGTCGCCGGCCTTCTTCAGCGCGTCGACACCGGCCTGCATGGCCGTGGTCAGGGTCAGACCGTCGGTGCCGCCGTTGAAGGCGCTCAGGGACTTGACCTGCTTGGTGAAGTTCTTCGAGGACTCCTCGGAGAGCATGATGCGCAGCTGCTCCATGCCGCCCTGCGGGTTCTTCGCCTTGGCCGGGACGATGAAGGGCTCGCCGCCGGACGCCCAGATGGTGCCGAAGGGCAGCTTGTCGGACGAGTCCAGGCTGGACGGGGCAGCGACCATCATCTTGAAGTCCTTGGGCGTGGTCGGCGCCGCCTCGTTCTCCACCCACGAACCGTTCGGGATGAAGAGCGCCTTGCCCTTGGTCCACTCGGTCTGCGACTGGATGTGGGTCAGGCCCGGGGTGCCCTTGAGGATGTAGCCCTTCTTGTACAGCTCGTAGTACGCCTCGAACGCCGCCTTGACCGCGGGGTCCTTCCAGGCGTTCGGCTCCAGGTTGTCGATCTTGTCGAGAACCTCCCGGCCGCCGATCTTGGCGATGAACGGGTAGAGCGAGAACGGCAGGTAGTACGGGTACTTGCCCGGGTACGTCCAGCCGGCGACGCCCTTCTTCTTCGCCTTCTCGCACAGGGCGAGCATGGCGTCCCAGTCCTCGGGGTACTCGGCGTCCAGGTTGTCCAGCGCGGTCTGCGAGTACCAGACGCCGTACACGGTGTACGCGTAGTACATGACCCACACCGGGTCGCCGTCGAACTGACCCATCTCCAGGACACCCGGGCGCAGGGTGTCGCGGACCTTCTTGCTCGGGTCGTCGATGGACGGGGCGTCCATCAGCGCCGTCAGGTCCATCAGCTGCTTCTTGTCGACGAGGACACCCATGTCCATCTGCTCGGCGCCCGAGTTGTCGATCAGGTCCGGCGGGGTGCCACCGTTGAAGCGCGGCTGCAGCTGCGACTGGATCTTCTGGGTAGCGGTGTGCTTGACCTTGGCCTTCGGGAAGGCCGCGGTGTACTTCTTCTCGGCGTCGATCGCGTACTGCTGGCCGAAGCCGCCGTCGAAGATGACCACGTCGAGCGCGGCCGTCTCGTTGACGCCCAGCGGGTTCTTCGCGCTGGTCTTGCCCTTCTCGACCTGCTTGTCGCCGCCGTCGTCGCTGCTCGCGCAGGCAGACAGGAAGCTCATCGTCGGGATGGTGATCAGACCGAGTGCGGCAGAACGCTTGATCACATCGCGACGGCCAAGGCCCTCATTCTTGTGGCCCGAGGTGGATCCCATGCTCAAGTCCTCGCCTTCTCCAGGACTCAGGCGGTGTGTACCGGTCGCCCGTCGATATTCGCCTCAGGCGAAGGGCCCCGCCACCGCGGTCAGTTGCGCTTGGGTGGTACTGATTTCTGGCTGGCTCAATGCAGTGGGGGGCACGAGGAGACCGGACGTCGGACGCACCTACGGCGTCCTGTTGTCCTGCCCCCGTGTCTCCCCTGACCGCACAGTTGGAAAGAAGCTGTGCAGACGCCGACAGGTATAGTCCACTTGTCGCCAACTGAGCAAGATCGAATGCAGGTTTGGACGGCAGTCTTTCCCGAGTTGAGACCTCGCGGATACCTCGGCACCGCACGGCCTCCTTCGGATGTAACGATTTCCGCATTCCGGTCGATTCGAACAGCGACTCTGATCCAACACCCTTGACACCAACCGCCCCTTCACTCCCTACTGGTTCCTGCGCTCACCCCTGACAACGTTGTCCAAGCGCACTTCCTCGGGAGGAATGGCTCGGCATGCAGCCCCGACACGGTTCTCGCAAGAGACAAAGCAGCACGGCCGCGCTGATAGCGGCCTCACTCGTCCTGCTCGTGACAGCCCCCACCGCGGCCGCGGCCACCTCGGCCGGTGCGGGCGCGAAGGACCAAAAGCCCACCGGTGACCGGACTTTCAGCTCGTCCTTCGAGGCGGACGAAAAGCAGCCGGACTGGCGCAATACCGTTGAAGAAGGCCCCGACGGCAAGAAGCGGGCATCCGGTATCGACGGCGGCTTCTCCGCCGGAATACCGGGCAATGTGACCGACAAGGTCACAGATGTCCGCGCCAGCGACGAGAACACCGGTGGCGGCGAGGTGAAGGAAAACCTCGTCGACGGCGAATCCGGTACGAAGTGGCTTTCGTTCGAGCCCACCGCCTGGGCCGAGTTCGATCTCGTCGAGCCCGTCAAGGTCGTGACGTACGCCCTGACTTCCGCCGACGACCACGACGAGCGGGACCCGAAGGACTGGACCCTTCAGGGCTCCGAGGACGGCAAGACCTGGACGGACCTGGACACCCGGACCGGCCAGACCTTCAGCGAGCGCTTCCAGACCAAGGCGTACGACTTCACGGCGGACAAGGCCTACCAGCACTTCCGCCTGAACATCACGAAGAACAACGGCGCCGACGACGCGACCCAGCTCGCCGACGTCCAGTTCTCCGACGGTGACACCTCCGCCCCCGCCCCCGACGACATGCGCAGCCAGATCGACCGCGGCCCGTCGGGCTCCCCCACCGCCAAGGCCGGCGCGGGCTTCACCGGAAAGAAGGCGCTGCGGTACGCGGGCACGCACAAGGCGGACGGTCGCGCGTACTCGTACAACAAGGTCTTCGACGTCAACACGGCCGTCACCCGGGACACCGAACTTTCCTACCTGGTATACCCCCAGATGGGTGAAACGGACCTGTCCTACCCGGCCACGCACGTCGCGGTGGACCTCGCCTTCACGGACGGCACCTACCTCAGCGATCTGCGCGCCACCGACAGCAACGGCGGCCTGCTGACCCCCGAGGGCCAGGCCGACGCCAAGCGGCTGTACGTCAACCAGTGGAACAAGGTCGACGCGCGGATCGGCACGGTCGCGGCCGGCAAGACCGTCGACCGGATCCTGGTCGCGTACGACTCCCCCAAGGGGCCCTCGAAGTTCCAGGGCTGGATCGACGACGTCAAGATCGCCCCCGAGGCGCCCGAGAAGCGCAAGAAGCACCTCTCGGACTACGCCTCGACCGTCCGCGGCACCAACTCCAGCGGCGGCTTCTCCCGGGGCAACAACTTCCCCGCCACCGCGGTCCCGAACGGCTTCAACTTCTGGACCCCGGTCACCAACGCCGGATCGACCAGCTGGCTGTACGACTACGCGCGCGGCAACAACGACGACAACCTGCCCACCCTGCAGGCCTTCAGCGCCAGTCATGAGCCGAGCCCCTGGATGGGCGACCGGCAGACCTTCCAGCTGATGCCGTCGGCGGCCTCCGGCACCCCGGACGCCTCGCGCACGGCGCGCGCACTGCCGTTCAAGCACGAGAACGAGACGGCGCGGCCCCACTACTACGGGGTGACGTTCGAGAACGGTCTCAAGGCCGAGATGACGCCGACCGACCACGCGGCGCGGATGCGGTTCACCTACCCCGGTGACGACGCGAGCATGGTCTTCGACAACGTCTCCAACGACGGCGGGCTGACCCTCGACCCGAAGACGAGCTCCTTCACCGGCTTCTCCGACGTGAAGAGCGGCGGCTCGACCGGCGCCACCCGGCTCTTCGTGTACGGCGTCTTCGACGCACCCGTCACCGGAAGCGGCAAGCTCTCCGGCGGCGGCGGTGACGACGTCACGGGCTACCTGCGCTTCGACGCGGGCAAGGACCGCACCGTCAACCTGCGGCTCGCCACCTCACTGATCAGCATCGACCAGGCGAAGCAGAACCTGGCCGCCGAGATCCCCGCCTCGCGCTCCTTCGGCCGGGTCGAGGACAAGGCGCAGGACGCCTGGGACGACCTGCTGGGCAAGATCGAGGTCGAGGGCGCGTCCGCCGACCAGCTGACCACGCTGTACTCCAGCATGTACCGGCTCTACCTCTACCCGAACTCGGGCTTCGAGAAGGTCGGGGAGAAGGACAAGTACGCATCGCCGTTCTCGCCGCAGGTCGGCTCGGACACCCCGACGCACACCGGCGCGAAGATCGTCGACGGCAAGGTGTACGTCAACAACGGCTTCTGGGACACCTACCGGACGACGTGGCCGGCGTACTCCTTCCTCACGCCGAAGAAGGCCGGCGAGATGGTCGACGGCTTCGTCCAGCAGTACAAGGACGGCGGCTGGATCTCCCGCTGGTCCTCACCCGGCTACTCGGACCTGATGACGGGCACCTCCTCGGACGTCGCGTTCGCGGACGCGTACGTCAAGGGCGTGAAGTTCGACGCGGAGGCGGCGTACGACGCGGCCGTGAAGAACGCCACGGTCGTCCCGCCGTCCTCGGGTGTCGGCCGCAAGGGCATGGAGACCTCCCCGTTCGTCGGCTACGCGAACACCGACACGCACGAGGGCATGTCCTGGTCGATGGAGGGTTACGTCAACGACTACGGCATCGCGCAGATGGGCCAGGCGCTCTACAAGAAGACGCACAAGCAGCGCTACAAGGACGAGTCCGAGTACTTCCTGAACCGGGCCCGCAACTACGTCGAGCTGTTCGACGACAAGGCGGGCTTCTTCCAGGGCAAGGACGCCAAGGGCGACTGGCGGCTCCCGTCCGACCAGTACGACCCCCGCGTCTGGGGCTACGACTACACGGAGACCAACGGCTGGGGCTACGCCTTCACCGCTCCGCAGGACAGCAAGGGCCTCGCCAACCTGTACGGCGGCCGGGACGGTCTGGCCAAGAAGCTGGACACGTACTTCTCCACCCCCGAGACGGCGGGCCCGGAGTTCGTCGGTTCGTACGGCGGCGTCATCCACGAGATGACGGAGGCCCGTGACGTACGGATGGGCCAGTACGGCCACAGCAACCAGGTCGCGCACCACGTCACGTACATGTACGACGCGGCCTCGCAGCCGTTCAAGACGCAGGAGAAGGTCCGCGAGGTCCTCGGCCGTCTGTACACGGGCAGCGAGATCGGCCAGGGGTACCACGGCGACGAGGACAACGGCGAGCAGTCGGCCTGGTTCCTCTTCTCCTCCCTCGGCTTCTACCCGCTGGTCATGGGCAGTGGCGAGTACGCGATCGGCTCCCCGCTGTTCACCAAGACCACGGTGCACCTGGAGAACGGCCACGACCTGGTCGTCAAGGCGCCGAAGAACAGCGCGAAGAACATCTACGTGCAGGGCCTGAAGGTCAACGGCAAGAAGTGGACCTCCACCTCGCTGCCGCACGACCTGCTGGCCAAGGGCGGGGTGCTGGAGTTCGACATGGGCTCCGAGCCGTCCGCCTGGGGCACCGGCAAGGACGCCGCCCCGGTCTCGATCACCAAGGACGACAAGGTGCCGACGCCGAAGAAGGACGTACTGAAGGGCGAGGGCGCCCTGTTCGACAACACCTCGGCCACCACGGCCACCGCCTCCACGGTGGAGCTGCCGGTCCCCTCGGCGACGAACGCGGTCCAGTACACGCTGACGTCGGGCGACGCGGCCAAGGCCCCGGCGGGGTGGGTG
This genomic interval from Streptomyces sp. NBC_00464 contains the following:
- a CDS encoding ROK family transcriptional regulator, with amino-acid sequence METPGSQTSLHRANLERVVRAVRMAGSLTQAEIARSTGLSAATVSNIVRELKEGGTVEVTPTSAGGRRARSVSLSGDAGIVIGVDFGHTHLRVAVGNLAHQVLAEESEPLDVDASSAEGFGRAEQLVNRLIETTGISPGKVIGVGLGVPGPIDVESGTLGSTSILPGWTGINPSEELAGRLGVPVYVDNDANLGALGELVWGSGRGVRDLAYIKVASGVGAGLVIDGHIYRGPGGTAGEIGHITLDESGPVCRCGNRGCLETFTAARYVLPLLQPSHGPDLTMERVVQLAREGDPGCRRVIGDVGRHIGSGVANLCNLLNPSRVVLGGSLAEAGELVLGPIRDSVSRYAIPSAARQLSVLPGALGGRAEVLGALALVLNEMGDSTLLESTLPAATPAFT
- a CDS encoding carbohydrate ABC transporter permease, which produces MSKSSAQGEGGKEKSSEGKVLNVFSHGVLIIWAVLVVLPLLWAIMTSFKTDDAILSTPWALPDKLHFENWSRAWGQAHMSEYFLNTVVVVGGSLIGTLLLGSMAAYVLARFDFPGNRFVYYLFIGGMSFPIILALVPLFFVMNNMGLLNTTHGLILVYIAYSLPFTVFFLTSFFRTLPGSVAEAAMLDGASHTRTFFQVMLPMAKPGLISVGIFNFLGQWNQYMLPTVLNSDPDHRVLSQGLVELANSQGYKGDWSGLFAGLVMAMLPVLAAYIVFQRQVVAGLTAGAVK
- a CDS encoding carbohydrate ABC transporter permease, which gives rise to MQHGKYRFIVGFLVAPLALYAVFVIWPFIQSIYYSFTDWTGLSPDFKMVGLDNYTRMLKDDIFWKSLQHSVLLVLLLPLVTLGLALFFAFMLNVGGRRRKNAAVSGVRGSGFYKIAYFFPQVLSIVIVALLFQFAYNPRSGMLNSALKGVGLDSIQPDWLGDPNLALICVMVVLVWSTVGFFVVLFSAGMASIPKDFYEAALLDGASRVTTFFKITLPLLWDTVQSGWVYMGILALGVEAFTAVQVMTVGPGGPDYATSVLPLYVYQTAFRDGQAGYATTIGVGLLVVTMVFAAIVMRLGRRERLEF
- the ngcE gene encoding N-acetylglucosamine/diacetylchitobiose ABC transporter substrate-binding protein, which produces MGSTSGHKNEGLGRRDVIKRSAALGLITIPTMSFLSACASSDDGGDKQVEKGKTSAKNPLGVNETAALDVVIFDGGFGQQYAIDAEKKYTAAFPKAKVKHTATQKIQSQLQPRFNGGTPPDLIDNSGAEQMDMGVLVDKKQLMDLTALMDAPSIDDPSKKVRDTLRPGVLEMGQFDGDPVWVMYYAYTVYGVWYSQTALDNLDAEYPEDWDAMLALCEKAKKKGVAGWTYPGKYPYYLPFSLYPFIAKIGGREVLDKIDNLEPNAWKDPAVKAAFEAYYELYKKGYILKGTPGLTHIQSQTEWTKGKALFIPNGSWVENEAAPTTPKDFKMMVAAPSSLDSSDKLPFGTIWASGGEPFIVPAKAKNPQGGMEQLRIMLSEESSKNFTKQVKSLSAFNGGTDGLTLTTAMQAGVDALKKAGDNVVNPRLQDWYAKLQKEQIGTAGIGEMMAGRLTPAEAIKKIQGYADAAAKDSSVKKYKHQ
- a CDS encoding GH92 family glycosyl hydrolase, giving the protein MQPRHGSRKRQSSTAALIAASLVLLVTAPTAAAATSAGAGAKDQKPTGDRTFSSSFEADEKQPDWRNTVEEGPDGKKRASGIDGGFSAGIPGNVTDKVTDVRASDENTGGGEVKENLVDGESGTKWLSFEPTAWAEFDLVEPVKVVTYALTSADDHDERDPKDWTLQGSEDGKTWTDLDTRTGQTFSERFQTKAYDFTADKAYQHFRLNITKNNGADDATQLADVQFSDGDTSAPAPDDMRSQIDRGPSGSPTAKAGAGFTGKKALRYAGTHKADGRAYSYNKVFDVNTAVTRDTELSYLVYPQMGETDLSYPATHVAVDLAFTDGTYLSDLRATDSNGGLLTPEGQADAKRLYVNQWNKVDARIGTVAAGKTVDRILVAYDSPKGPSKFQGWIDDVKIAPEAPEKRKKHLSDYASTVRGTNSSGGFSRGNNFPATAVPNGFNFWTPVTNAGSTSWLYDYARGNNDDNLPTLQAFSASHEPSPWMGDRQTFQLMPSAASGTPDASRTARALPFKHENETARPHYYGVTFENGLKAEMTPTDHAARMRFTYPGDDASMVFDNVSNDGGLTLDPKTSSFTGFSDVKSGGSTGATRLFVYGVFDAPVTGSGKLSGGGGDDVTGYLRFDAGKDRTVNLRLATSLISIDQAKQNLAAEIPASRSFGRVEDKAQDAWDDLLGKIEVEGASADQLTTLYSSMYRLYLYPNSGFEKVGEKDKYASPFSPQVGSDTPTHTGAKIVDGKVYVNNGFWDTYRTTWPAYSFLTPKKAGEMVDGFVQQYKDGGWISRWSSPGYSDLMTGTSSDVAFADAYVKGVKFDAEAAYDAAVKNATVVPPSSGVGRKGMETSPFVGYANTDTHEGMSWSMEGYVNDYGIAQMGQALYKKTHKQRYKDESEYFLNRARNYVELFDDKAGFFQGKDAKGDWRLPSDQYDPRVWGYDYTETNGWGYAFTAPQDSKGLANLYGGRDGLAKKLDTYFSTPETAGPEFVGSYGGVIHEMTEARDVRMGQYGHSNQVAHHVTYMYDAASQPFKTQEKVREVLGRLYTGSEIGQGYHGDEDNGEQSAWFLFSSLGFYPLVMGSGEYAIGSPLFTKTTVHLENGHDLVVKAPKNSAKNIYVQGLKVNGKKWTSTSLPHDLLAKGGVLEFDMGSEPSAWGTGKDAAPVSITKDDKVPTPKKDVLKGEGALFDNTSATTATASTVELPVPSATNAVQYTLTSGDAAKAPAGWVLQGSSDGTTWKDLDKRSGQSFAWDKQTRAFTVTAPASYAHYRLVLSGEATLAEVELIS